The following coding sequences lie in one Euhalothece natronophila Z-M001 genomic window:
- a CDS encoding ABC transporter permease: protein MILINNLLAIFRRELTSYLTSPLAYGITTVFWLISGFFFVSILLGPEGIIQQVSQREQMGVPVPPTDVAYQFIKFYFEFLGGIVLFILPVLSMALYTEERKRGTLELIATSPITNWVVAVGKLLAVLTFFITMIIPILGYEIFIFNAATPPVPPAVPLLAHAALILLAASVLALGMFISSLTESTIFAAILTFAVVLFLWITDLIANQVPGVFGNALEHISLISNYETLVQGLLDTNSLIVFASYILLGIFLTAQSVAVIRGDNS, encoded by the coding sequence ATGATTTTAATTAATAATCTACTAGCGATTTTCCGTCGGGAATTAACCAGTTATTTAACCTCCCCTCTTGCCTATGGAATTACTACTGTTTTTTGGCTAATTTCGGGATTCTTTTTTGTCTCCATTTTATTAGGACCAGAAGGAATTATTCAACAAGTTAGCCAACGGGAACAAATGGGAGTTCCTGTTCCCCCTACTGATGTTGCTTATCAATTTATTAAATTCTACTTTGAATTTTTAGGTGGAATAGTCTTATTTATTCTTCCCGTTCTTTCCATGGCGTTATACACTGAGGAACGGAAACGGGGAACTTTAGAATTAATTGCTACTTCTCCCATCACTAACTGGGTGGTTGCTGTGGGAAAACTCTTAGCTGTTCTTACCTTTTTTATTACTATGATTATTCCCATTCTCGGTTACGAAATTTTTATCTTTAATGCCGCAACCCCTCCTGTTCCCCCTGCGGTTCCCTTATTAGCCCATGCTGCTTTAATTTTATTAGCCGCCTCAGTTTTAGCTTTGGGAATGTTTATCTCTTCTCTCACAGAAAGCACAATTTTTGCCGCTATTCTCACTTTTGCTGTGGTTTTATTTCTTTGGATCACTGATTTAATTGCCAACCAAGTTCCCGGCGTATTTGGCAATGCCTTAGAACATATTTCTTTAATCTCTAATTATGAAACTTTAGTACAAGGGCTTTTAGACACCAATAGCTTAATTGTCTTTGCCAGTTATATTCTATTGGGCATTTTTTTAACCGCCCAATCCGTTGCAGTGATTCGGGGGGATAATTCTTAA
- a CDS encoding ABC transporter ATP-binding protein, which yields MIEVKNLSKFFGSTPAISDVTFSVREGEILGFLGPNGAGKTTTMRILSGYIPATAGTATIGEYEVHQHSLAVRKRIGYLPERPPLYLDMTVKGFLGFVTELKGVPRRDRAYRVNTTIERCFLEEKRHTLIRKLSKGYRQRVGIAQAIVHDPPVIILDEPTIGLDPRQMIEVRNLIKSLAGKHTIILSTHLLSEASVISDRVTIISNGKVVTSNTPDHLMKELAGGGGYTLNVGGDIDVVKSTLNTLPEISSVTVSPLENSDRYQVQITCVPDTEPGDKIATFIVNSGLHLYEMQREKPTLEDVFLELTNQAETEDANKQLVKTNNE from the coding sequence ATGATTGAAGTTAAAAATCTCAGCAAGTTTTTTGGTTCCACTCCTGCTATCTCTGATGTTACCTTTTCTGTGCGAGAAGGAGAAATTTTAGGCTTTCTTGGCCCAAATGGCGCTGGAAAAACAACAACTATGCGAATTTTAAGTGGTTATATTCCAGCAACCGCAGGAACTGCAACAATTGGCGAATATGAAGTTCATCAACATTCTTTGGCAGTGCGTAAACGCATTGGTTACCTACCAGAACGTCCCCCTTTATATTTAGATATGACAGTCAAGGGGTTTTTAGGGTTTGTTACCGAATTAAAAGGAGTCCCAAGGCGCGATCGCGCTTACCGTGTTAATACCACCATTGAACGCTGTTTCTTAGAAGAAAAACGCCACACCCTAATCCGTAAACTCTCTAAAGGATATCGTCAACGGGTGGGAATTGCCCAAGCCATTGTTCATGATCCCCCTGTGATTATTTTAGATGAACCCACCATCGGACTCGATCCCCGTCAAATGATTGAAGTCCGAAATTTAATTAAAAGTTTAGCTGGAAAACATACAATTATTCTTTCTACTCATCTTCTCTCGGAAGCTAGTGTCATCAGCGATCGCGTTACCATTATTTCTAATGGAAAGGTAGTTACCAGCAATACCCCTGATCATTTAATGAAGGAACTTGCTGGCGGTGGTGGTTATACTCTCAATGTCGGTGGGGATATAGATGTAGTTAAAAGTACCCTTAATACTCTCCCTGAGATTTCTTCTGTTACGGTGTCTCCCCTAGAAAACAGCGATCGCTATCAAGTTCAAATTACCTGCGTTCCCGATACCGAACCGGGGGATAAAATAGCCACTTTCATTGTTAACTCTGGGCTACATCTTTATGAAATGCAACGCGAAAAACCTACTTTAGAAGATGTCTTTTTAGAATTAACCAATCAAGCTGAAACTGAAGACGCTAATAAGCAGTTAGTAAAAACAAATAATGAATAA
- a CDS encoding iron uptake porin: protein MRYYYLFWITLNVTLLTILSSAQAQADSSIPSPVTPVVELEDIHPTDWAFNSLQQLHERYQCLQGYPDQTFRGEQPITRYEFAALLNRCLSQLEETPTAEEEAMIERLETEFIRELAVMRGRVDAATARVRELEVTQFSPHTQLRGVVNLVLTNSSQAGENQETVLQGRTRLNFESSFTGRDRLLTRLTAGNSITPDLASGSGEFTQTHQWRGNSDNDFFLDKLTYRFPLSDQTLAMISITGGEHRDYQMAANPFFEDGNAGTTTLSTFAQRNPILNLGGGTGIAFSQEITPSVSFGAGYYTPEANDPEKALFNSSYSTGVGLTWDARENLAFSFNYLHSYFEQGDFGFNDGLDLTSPVVGTAIANETLRQFPIVSNAYGLELFWQPQEKFGIGGQVGYTDIKALDHGDGEIWNYSLSLVFPDLGQENNLGGIIIGAQPYLGNFIAQNFPKATPWHLEGFYQWQVTDNVSLTPGLIWNINPNQDETEADVITSVMRMTISF from the coding sequence ATGCGCTATTATTATCTATTCTGGATTACCTTAAATGTTACTTTACTGACGATACTTTCCTCAGCACAAGCACAAGCCGATTCCTCTATCCCTTCCCCCGTTACGCCTGTTGTGGAACTAGAAGATATTCATCCCACCGATTGGGCTTTTAATAGTTTACAGCAACTGCACGAACGTTACCAGTGTCTGCAAGGCTATCCAGATCAAACCTTTCGTGGTGAACAACCCATCACGCGCTACGAGTTTGCTGCCCTCCTCAACCGTTGTTTAAGTCAATTAGAAGAAACTCCCACTGCCGAAGAAGAAGCCATGATTGAACGCCTAGAAACCGAGTTTATCCGAGAATTGGCGGTAATGAGGGGACGAGTTGATGCTGCAACAGCTAGAGTGCGAGAATTAGAAGTTACCCAATTTTCCCCCCATACTCAGTTACGAGGAGTCGTTAATTTAGTTCTAACCAATTCTTCACAAGCAGGAGAAAATCAAGAAACTGTTTTACAGGGGAGAACTAGGCTTAACTTTGAAAGTAGTTTTACGGGGCGCGATCGACTGTTAACCCGTTTAACTGCTGGTAATAGTATCACCCCTGATCTGGCTTCTGGCAGTGGTGAATTTACCCAAACCCATCAATGGCGCGGTAATAGCGATAATGACTTTTTTTTAGACAAACTCACCTATCGCTTCCCTCTCAGTGACCAAACCCTCGCCATGATTAGCATAACTGGCGGCGAACATCGGGATTATCAAATGGCAGCTAATCCGTTTTTTGAGGACGGAAACGCTGGCACTACTACTCTTTCTACCTTCGCTCAACGTAACCCCATTCTTAACCTCGGCGGGGGAACAGGAATCGCCTTTTCTCAAGAGATTACCCCCTCTGTGTCCTTCGGTGCAGGGTATTATACCCCAGAAGCCAATGATCCCGAAAAAGCACTATTTAATAGCTCTTATAGCACAGGAGTTGGTCTAACATGGGATGCAAGGGAAAACCTTGCTTTCAGTTTTAATTATTTACATAGCTACTTTGAACAGGGAGATTTTGGTTTTAATGATGGTCTTGATCTAACGTCTCCTGTGGTGGGAACAGCAATTGCAAATGAGACATTACGTCAATTTCCCATCGTTAGCAACGCTTATGGCTTAGAACTATTTTGGCAGCCGCAGGAAAAATTCGGAATCGGCGGACAAGTTGGCTATACTGATATTAAAGCTCTTGATCATGGAGATGGAGAAATCTGGAATTATTCCCTCTCTCTGGTCTTCCCTGATCTCGGTCAAGAAAATAACTTAGGGGGAATTATTATCGGCGCACAGCCTTATTTAGGTAATTTCATTGCTCAAAACTTTCCAAAAGCGACCCCTTGGCATTTGGAAGGATTTTATCAATGGCAAGTGACTGATAATGTTTCGCTAACCCCTGGTCTGATCTGGAATATTAATCCGAATCAAGATGAAACTGAAGCTGATGTTATCACCAGTGTCATGCGGATGACAATTAGCTTTTAA
- a CDS encoding nucleotidyltransferase family protein: MGEIGIILLAAGAATRFSQPKQLLSYHGKPLLQHLTEVALASGCQPIVVVLGAFASQIEPLLTPLPVAIALNEKWSQGMASSLQCGVSKIQEMATLLDALIVMLGDQPLVSPEVIQQLVTHYRNSDRRIVASQYDGIVGVPALFDQSLIPELMTLQGDMGAKPIINRYDAEVVKVPFPEGAIDIDTPQDWEKLLNC, translated from the coding sequence ATGGGTGAAATTGGAATCATCCTCTTAGCAGCAGGGGCTGCGACACGGTTTTCGCAACCGAAGCAACTTCTGTCTTATCACGGCAAGCCACTCCTTCAGCATCTTACGGAAGTGGCACTTGCATCAGGTTGCCAACCGATTGTGGTGGTTTTAGGGGCATTTGCTTCCCAAATTGAACCGCTACTAACGCCTTTGCCTGTCGCGATCGCGCTCAATGAAAAATGGTCACAGGGAATGGCAAGTTCCCTACAATGTGGGGTCAGTAAAATTCAGGAAATGGCGACTCTATTAGATGCGTTAATCGTGATGTTAGGTGATCAACCCTTAGTGTCACCAGAGGTCATTCAACAGTTAGTGACTCATTATCGCAACAGCGATCGTCGGATTGTGGCATCTCAATATGATGGCATTGTGGGAGTGCCTGCATTATTCGATCAGAGTTTAATTCCAGAACTGATGACACTGCAAGGGGATATGGGGGCAAAACCCATTATTAATCGTTATGATGCAGAGGTTGTCAAAGTTCCATTTCCAGAAGGGGCAATTGATATTGACACACCGCAAGACTGGGAAAAACTTTTAAATTGCTAA
- a CDS encoding XdhC family protein, which yields MRELQRILQVFEQCQQAGEHTAMATVVQTSGSVYRRAGARMLLTQQGEMISAISGGCLEADVLARAQPHLQGNSDPTVVRYDTTDHEQDLLVGFGLGCNGMVDVLIESLSDEKAASQLTFIQECWQSHQYGAIATVFAVEGISQLTVGSRIMLKADGTVINQIGETEITETLIADTQKAITAHQPFIQSYSWQEGSISVLFEVIAPPLPLLVFGAGFDAIPVVQFAKQLGWQVTVIDHRPDYLIRDRFSEADQLLECNPDHPDDYQHLLTSQAVAVVMTHRYISDFAFLKHLIPSAVRYLGVLGPQHRMQHLWKDLAQLEIAMTNQQRVYNPVGLDLAAETPEEIALSIVAEIQAVIGGGSSNSLRDRAGSIHRRLEHSWVKLESSS from the coding sequence ATGAGAGAATTACAGCGCATCTTACAAGTTTTTGAGCAGTGTCAACAGGCAGGAGAACACACTGCAATGGCAACGGTGGTTCAAACTAGCGGTTCCGTGTATCGCCGGGCTGGAGCTCGTATGCTTTTGACACAACAGGGAGAGATGATCAGTGCCATTAGTGGAGGCTGTTTAGAAGCAGATGTGTTAGCACGGGCACAACCGCACCTGCAAGGCAACAGTGATCCCACAGTGGTGCGTTATGATACCACCGACCACGAACAAGATTTATTAGTGGGGTTTGGTTTAGGATGTAATGGTATGGTAGATGTCCTGATTGAATCCCTCAGTGATGAAAAGGCGGCCTCTCAACTAACCTTTATTCAGGAGTGTTGGCAGTCTCATCAATACGGCGCGATCGCGACTGTATTTGCAGTAGAGGGAATCTCCCAGCTAACCGTCGGTTCCCGAATTATGTTGAAAGCCGATGGAACAGTCATTAACCAGATCGGGGAAACTGAGATTACGGAAACGCTAATTGCTGATACCCAAAAGGCAATCACTGCCCATCAACCGTTTATTCAATCTTATAGCTGGCAAGAGGGATCAATCAGTGTTCTGTTTGAAGTGATTGCGCCACCGTTACCGTTACTGGTATTTGGGGCCGGCTTTGATGCAATTCCGGTGGTTCAATTTGCCAAACAACTGGGTTGGCAGGTAACAGTAATTGATCATCGACCAGACTATCTGATTCGCGATCGCTTTTCCGAGGCAGATCAGTTATTGGAATGCAATCCTGATCATCCAGACGACTATCAGCATCTATTAACGTCGCAAGCAGTTGCGGTTGTTATGACTCACCGTTATATTAGTGATTTCGCGTTTCTCAAGCATTTGATTCCTTCTGCGGTTCGTTATTTGGGAGTTTTAGGACCCCAACATCGGATGCAGCATTTATGGAAGGATTTGGCACAATTGGAAATTGCTATGACTAATCAACAACGGGTTTATAATCCTGTGGGATTGGATCTGGCAGCAGAAACCCCAGAAGAAATTGCCCTCTCAATTGTTGCAGAAATTCAAGCGGTGATTGGAGGCGGATCCAGTAATTCCTTGCGCGATCGCGCTGGTAGCATTCACCGGAGGCTAGAACATTCATGGGTGAAATTGGAATCATCCTCTTAG